The following coding sequences lie in one Enterococcus sp. 9E7_DIV0242 genomic window:
- a CDS encoding MetQ/NlpA family ABC transporter substrate-binding protein: MKKFARIVMATGVALLIFTGCGAQKKANDAQSKEARVIKVASHMPPMTDVVEIAGEVIKEEGYEIELVQVNDNIQYNELLNNKEIDANFAQHEPFMEKFNSEKDADLVMIQKIYNAKVGFYSKEYTAIDQIPDGAQVALPSDVSNEGRALAILADQGLIKLKAGVGFDGTIKDIVENPKQLEWLSVDLLNLAEAYNEKNVALVYNYPTYIAKVGLTPDDALFLEKNIDDRFAISLVAREDNQDSEKIKALKKAMTSEKVRLFLVNDHSDTLLPAF, from the coding sequence ATGAAAAAGTTTGCAAGAATAGTCATGGCGACGGGGGTGGCACTACTCATTTTTACCGGCTGTGGTGCTCAGAAAAAGGCGAATGATGCACAATCAAAAGAAGCACGTGTGATAAAGGTTGCTTCTCATATGCCTCCGATGACAGATGTAGTGGAGATTGCCGGAGAGGTGATCAAAGAAGAGGGATATGAAATCGAACTCGTTCAGGTGAATGATAATATTCAGTACAATGAGTTGCTCAATAACAAGGAAATAGATGCTAATTTTGCACAGCATGAACCATTTATGGAGAAATTTAACAGTGAAAAAGATGCTGATCTGGTCATGATTCAGAAAATCTATAATGCAAAGGTTGGTTTCTATTCAAAAGAATATACAGCAATTGACCAAATACCCGATGGTGCACAAGTTGCTCTTCCAAGTGATGTTTCTAACGAGGGACGAGCGTTGGCGATTTTAGCCGATCAAGGTCTAATCAAGTTGAAGGCAGGTGTTGGTTTTGATGGGACAATCAAGGATATCGTAGAGAACCCGAAACAACTGGAATGGCTTTCTGTAGATTTGCTGAATCTTGCTGAAGCATACAATGAAAAGAATGTCGCTTTGGTCTATAACTATCCTACCTACATTGCAAAAGTTGGTTTGACACCAGATGACGCGCTGTTTCTCGAAAAAAATATCGATGACCGATTTGCGATTAGCTTGGTTGCCAGAGAAGACAACCAGGATTCTGAAAAAATCAAGGCATTAAAAAAAGCGATGACCAGTGAAAAAGTTCGCTTGTTTTTGGTTAATGATCATAGTGACACCTTACTTCCTGCTTTTTAA
- a CDS encoding methionine ABC transporter permease, with product MNEYVNQLTYYLPELSKSLLESGEMLLYSTLAALFIGLPLGTLLYLMGKRPDTSSRALLIFLNRLVDVVRSFPFLLLVIALIPLTRVVLGTAFGTRAAAFPLGFVAAALYARLVEQVLLDIPEEVIELANTLGASRRQLIFQFLYVEARSGLVLTLTSVVVSMVSYSTVMGVVGGGGIGDFAMRYGYQRYEYALMYTAIVLMIIVVSFIQIGGSRLAKYIDKKH from the coding sequence ATGAATGAATACGTGAATCAGCTTACCTATTACTTGCCTGAACTGTCAAAATCCTTGTTAGAGAGCGGAGAAATGTTGCTGTATTCTACACTGGCAGCACTTTTTATCGGGTTACCATTGGGTACGCTTCTGTATCTTATGGGGAAAAGGCCTGATACTTCATCTAGGGCACTGCTTATTTTTTTGAATCGGCTGGTAGATGTTGTTCGTTCTTTTCCATTTTTGTTGCTGGTTATAGCACTAATTCCTCTGACCAGAGTAGTATTGGGCACGGCCTTTGGGACAAGAGCAGCCGCCTTTCCTCTGGGATTTGTCGCAGCAGCACTTTATGCACGACTTGTCGAGCAGGTGCTTTTAGATATCCCGGAAGAGGTCATCGAGTTGGCGAACACTTTGGGTGCCAGTCGTCGTCAGTTGATTTTTCAATTTTTATATGTAGAGGCCAGATCGGGACTAGTGCTGACCTTAACTTCGGTTGTCGTAAGTATGGTTTCCTATTCTACAGTCATGGGGGTTGTAGGCGGGGGAGGAATCGGCGATTTTGCTATGCGCTATGGGTATCAAAGATATGAATATGCATTAATGTATACAGCTATTGTTCTCATGATTATTGTGGTTAGCTTTATCCAGATTGGCGGTAGTCGACTGGCAAAATATATAGATAAGAAGCATTAG
- a CDS encoding methionine ABC transporter ATP-binding protein codes for MILFDKVSKYYDYKGTKKYAVKELDLSIPSQEIFGVIGESGSGKSTLLRLLSTLEKPDYGRVFIDNSDIFSGTKEELRQNRKKVGMIFQHFNLLYNRTALENVALPLKLAGSKNQEKAREALRFVKMEDKLTNYPKQLSGGEKQRVAIARALVNDPSLLLCDEPTSALDGQNAYEVMELLRRINQELGTTIILVSHELELIKQLCSRAAILEKGQLIETVSLAPLPKEQAFPSYYERVKERLK; via the coding sequence ATGATTCTATTTGATAAGGTAAGCAAATATTATGACTATAAAGGGACTAAAAAATATGCAGTGAAAGAGCTGGACCTATCGATTCCATCACAGGAAATATTTGGGGTGATCGGTGAAAGTGGTTCGGGCAAGTCAACGCTGTTAAGACTGCTTAGCACACTGGAAAAGCCTGACTATGGACGGGTTTTTATTGATAATAGCGATATTTTTTCTGGAACGAAAGAAGAGTTGCGGCAGAATCGGAAAAAGGTGGGGATGATTTTTCAGCATTTTAATTTGCTGTATAATCGAACAGCATTGGAAAATGTGGCACTCCCATTGAAGTTGGCAGGATCGAAAAATCAGGAAAAAGCACGAGAAGCATTGCGCTTTGTGAAGATGGAAGACAAGTTGACAAATTATCCGAAGCAGCTAAGTGGTGGTGAAAAACAGCGGGTTGCTATTGCTCGAGCACTTGTAAATGATCCAAGCTTGCTTTTATGTGACGAGCCAACCTCAGCATTAGATGGACAAAATGCGTATGAAGTGATGGAGCTACTACGAAGAATCAATCAAGAGTTGGGAACAACGATTATTTTGGTCAGTCATGAGCTGGAGCTAATTAAACAATTGTGCAGCAGAGCGGCTATCTTGGAAAAAGGGCAATTGATTGAAACCGTTTCTTTAGCTCCGTTACCGAAAGAACAAGCATTTCCCTCCTATTATGAACGGGTAAAGGAGCGTTTGAAATGA
- a CDS encoding lipoate--protein ligase translates to MYYVLLESRDIRENLAAEQYLLNQLDFDEPLVLFYIQKPCVIIGRNQNALAEIDMAYAEKKNITITRRQSGGGAVYDDLGNVSFSFVMNAEGKNFGDFTTLTKPILAALHKLGAVGAEMNGRNDLFIDGKKFSGNAMYKRGEKMYMHGTLMFDVDLAEMTNVLNVSKIKIESKGTKSVRKHVTNLKPYLDEKYQRLTIEEFRNQLLLQLLGSSSLEETQEKKYTLTTSDHEGIQKLVEEVYGNQQWIYGEAPRFTIHREKKFPGGLIEIGLSIEKGRIAQLKIYGDYFSQRDTREIEERLIGQEYRIEAIEQALIALDFSEYFTNISKTAFIHLLMGKTEEQQ, encoded by the coding sequence ATGTATTATGTTTTGCTTGAATCCAGAGATATAAGAGAAAACCTAGCTGCAGAGCAGTATTTATTGAATCAATTGGATTTCGACGAGCCACTCGTCCTTTTTTATATTCAAAAACCCTGTGTGATTATTGGACGGAATCAGAATGCATTAGCTGAAATCGATATGGCTTATGCCGAAAAGAAAAATATCACGATCACTCGAAGACAATCAGGTGGTGGTGCAGTTTATGATGATTTGGGGAATGTCAGCTTTAGCTTTGTAATGAATGCAGAAGGGAAGAATTTTGGTGATTTCACCACACTAACCAAACCTATTTTGGCAGCGCTGCACAAGCTGGGGGCTGTTGGTGCAGAGATGAATGGTCGAAATGACCTTTTTATTGATGGAAAAAAATTTTCTGGTAATGCTATGTATAAAAGAGGGGAAAAGATGTACATGCACGGCACGCTGATGTTTGATGTTGATTTAGCGGAAATGACGAATGTATTGAATGTATCCAAGATAAAAATCGAATCCAAAGGAACCAAATCCGTCAGAAAGCATGTCACAAATCTGAAGCCCTATCTTGACGAGAAGTATCAAAGGTTGACCATCGAAGAATTTCGGAATCAACTACTTTTACAGCTGCTTGGGTCGTCCAGTCTTGAAGAGACTCAAGAAAAAAAATACACACTAACGACTTCTGACCATGAAGGGATACAGAAGCTTGTCGAAGAAGTCTATGGAAATCAACAGTGGATTTACGGGGAAGCCCCGAGGTTTACGATTCACAGAGAAAAGAAATTTCCAGGCGGATTGATCGAGATTGGTCTGTCTATAGAAAAAGGAAGAATTGCTCAGTTGAAAATCTATGGTGACTACTTCAGCCAAAGAGACACACGAGAAATAGAGGAGCGCTTGATTGGACAAGAGTATAGAATAGAGGCGATTGAACAAGCGTTGATAGCTCTTGATTTCAGTGAGTATTTCACTAATATTTCTAAAACGGCATTCATTCATCTTTTGATGGGGAAAACAGAGGAACAGCAATGA
- a CDS encoding IS1182 family transposase — MHTYYNMNQLTLDITTSYIPKKENTAWFINELVESLQISDPYFFGRPREYDLAAMLKLVLFAYTRSVFSSRKIEQLAEESLPARWLTQEQLPSYRTIARFRVSVEIENLLTKGLDSLVDYLRKCQLIDDAVFIDGTKILADANKYSFVWKKSTIKFDQMNRETILQMMAELKEAYRNKQIPDGSSLTLEMVDEVITRMELRLEELEEKVKETKKVSPNPAKQERRTLKSQKRKLIERRERMVEHQTRLSICGTRNSYSKTDHEATFMRVKEDPMRNGQLKPAYNLQIATCNQFVLGYDVYQNPTDTKTLIPLLERMNIAEQEKTYLVADAGYGSERNYRYLEDELSTHTALIPYGTMHKEKSRKWQTDERKIINWMYHAEEDYYIDSKGVRFNFNAYRKRPDKEGFVRDFKEYQAEKYDENKRVIPEALTRKGNRRKITVNPSWEYFKAKQRELLSTSETSKIYARRKIDVETVFGSMKACLGFTRYHVRGLANVRKESGIVVMALNMMKLAVREKNKGLKIKKRSEPKNYFTIFWFASF; from the coding sequence ATGCATACTTATTATAACATGAATCAACTAACTTTAGATATTACTACTTCCTATATTCCAAAAAAAGAGAATACGGCTTGGTTCATCAATGAACTAGTTGAATCGCTTCAAATCAGTGACCCTTATTTTTTTGGAAGACCTAGAGAATACGACTTAGCTGCTATGTTGAAATTAGTTTTATTTGCCTACACTCGTAGTGTGTTCAGTAGTCGTAAGATTGAACAACTGGCAGAAGAGAGCCTACCGGCTCGTTGGTTGACGCAAGAACAGCTACCTTCTTATCGGACAATTGCTCGTTTTAGGGTTTCTGTCGAAATAGAGAACCTACTTACTAAAGGGCTGGATTCATTGGTCGATTATCTGCGGAAATGTCAATTGATTGATGACGCAGTGTTTATTGATGGAACGAAAATTCTAGCCGATGCGAATAAATACAGCTTTGTCTGGAAAAAGAGCACCATTAAATTTGATCAGATGAATCGAGAGACCATTCTTCAGATGATGGCGGAATTGAAAGAAGCTTATCGAAACAAGCAAATCCCTGATGGTTCATCCCTCACGCTAGAGATGGTTGATGAAGTCATTACTCGAATGGAGCTGCGTCTTGAAGAGCTAGAGGAGAAAGTGAAGGAGACCAAGAAGGTCTCTCCTAACCCAGCGAAACAAGAACGGCGGACACTAAAATCACAGAAACGTAAGTTGATAGAACGGCGTGAAAGGATGGTTGAACACCAAACTCGACTGTCTATTTGTGGTACTCGAAATAGTTATTCAAAAACAGATCATGAGGCTACTTTTATGCGAGTCAAAGAAGACCCGATGAGAAATGGTCAATTAAAACCTGCCTATAATTTACAAATTGCGACCTGTAACCAGTTTGTGTTAGGCTATGACGTTTATCAAAATCCAACAGACACAAAAACACTGATTCCATTGTTGGAAAGAATGAACATAGCTGAACAAGAGAAGACATACCTTGTAGCAGATGCCGGCTACGGTTCTGAAAGAAACTATCGTTATTTGGAGGATGAGTTATCGACACATACTGCATTGATCCCTTATGGGACAATGCACAAAGAAAAAAGTCGTAAATGGCAAACGGATGAACGAAAAATAATAAACTGGATGTATCATGCAGAAGAAGACTATTACATTGACTCCAAAGGAGTTCGATTCAATTTTAATGCCTATCGAAAACGTCCTGATAAAGAGGGATTTGTACGAGATTTCAAAGAATATCAAGCAGAGAAGTATGATGAGAATAAACGGGTGATTCCAGAAGCTTTGACTCGAAAAGGAAACAGAAGAAAGATTACGGTCAATCCTTCGTGGGAATATTTTAAGGCAAAACAAAGAGAATTGCTTTCAACTTCAGAAACAAGTAAGATTTACGCGCGTCGAAAGATTGATGTGGAGACTGTTTTTGGAAGTATGAAAGCTTGTTTAGGTTTCACACGATACCATGTTCGAGGCTTGGCGAACGTCCGAAAGGAATCAGGCATCGTTGTCATGGCATTAAATATGATGAAACTGGCTGTCAGAGAGAAAAACAAAGGGCTAAAAATCAAAAAGAGAAGCGAACCAAAAAATTATTTTACAATTTTTTGGTTCGCTTCTTTTTGA
- a CDS encoding HdeD family acid-resistance protein: MDTLIHNIKKYALLRGIVYILLGLAVVINPSAVFKLAVYAVSGYLAFMGILDLMDGIKEKRSTGGYNSSFVLGIFLLIVAAIVLIFAKGIVSILPIFLGLLIAVFGASRIVQAFNLKQYVNVNWTLFLIYGIILLIGGLLLVFNPFRSVLLLFQIFGGILIFMGISEFLTLIQLRKIDD, translated from the coding sequence ATGGATACATTGATTCATAACATTAAGAAATATGCGTTACTCAGAGGAATTGTATATATATTATTAGGATTAGCGGTTGTAATCAATCCGTCTGCAGTATTTAAACTTGCGGTTTACGCAGTGTCAGGTTATCTGGCCTTTATGGGGATACTTGATTTGATGGATGGCATCAAGGAAAAGCGTTCTACTGGCGGCTATAACAGTAGCTTTGTTTTAGGTATTTTCCTATTGATCGTCGCTGCGATCGTATTGATTTTTGCCAAAGGAATTGTCAGCATTTTGCCGATCTTCTTAGGATTATTAATTGCAGTTTTTGGTGCTTCACGTATCGTGCAGGCATTCAATCTGAAACAATATGTGAATGTCAATTGGACACTTTTTCTGATTTACGGGATCATTCTATTGATCGGTGGCTTGCTACTTGTATTTAATCCATTCAGAAGTGTACTGCTACTATTTCAAATATTTGGCGGTATCTTGATCTTTATGGGGATATCAGAATTTTTGACTCTTATCCAACTGCGAAAAATAGATGATTAA
- a CDS encoding ISL3 family transposase: protein MTNTIKKMLRIIDKNLTISEVSEQKIKGTQTLIVHAKLSPCMAHCPYCSSSKVPLTGKQAVVKNGTKATMIRFDSYQYLPLAMKLAKQRYFCRSCSRHWTAQSYFVAPHCFIAKQLQIKILALLKEKISLRLIASLCHVSITTVIRVLKTTEAYLPTRKRTYLPSVLMVDEFRSHTSIEDKMSFICADGETGELIDILPSRKLNHLVHYFQKCSNPEKVQFLVTDMNAAYFQLIPRVFPQAKLVVDRFHVVQHLNRAFNAFRIKEVARLRQENKHPLANKLKSNWRFLLKNRAHVNHSTYKTWRSFRAPKFPYLTEAMMIDRLLEFSPALRFTYQVFHELTEAFRRKDHEQFFEQLRTLPEELDEVFRQSITNLLTYEEGIRNAMIYPYSNGKIEAMNTHIKALKRVSYGFKSFQNMKTRIFLMNDLIKMT, encoded by the coding sequence ATGACTAATACTATCAAAAAAATGCTACGAATAATAGACAAAAACCTAACTATTTCAGAAGTCTCAGAACAAAAAATCAAAGGAACGCAGACACTTATCGTTCACGCCAAGCTTTCTCCCTGTATGGCTCATTGTCCCTACTGCTCTTCTTCAAAAGTTCCCCTCACGGGGAAACAAGCAGTGGTTAAAAATGGAACAAAAGCGACAATGATTCGTTTTGATTCCTATCAATACTTGCCCCTAGCCATGAAATTAGCGAAACAACGCTACTTTTGTCGTTCCTGTTCTCGCCACTGGACGGCTCAGTCTTATTTCGTTGCACCACATTGCTTTATTGCCAAACAGTTACAGATTAAAATTCTTGCACTACTAAAAGAGAAGATATCTCTTCGCCTGATTGCCTCTCTGTGCCATGTCTCTATTACGACAGTCATTCGTGTACTTAAGACAACAGAAGCCTATCTTCCTACACGAAAACGAACCTATCTGCCTTCTGTTTTAATGGTTGATGAATTCCGTTCTCATACGTCTATTGAAGATAAGATGAGTTTTATTTGTGCTGATGGAGAAACAGGTGAACTGATTGATATTCTTCCTTCTAGAAAATTGAACCATTTGGTTCATTACTTTCAAAAATGTTCAAATCCGGAGAAGGTACAATTTCTAGTCACAGATATGAATGCCGCTTATTTTCAATTGATTCCCCGTGTATTCCCTCAAGCAAAGTTGGTCGTTGACCGATTTCATGTTGTTCAACACCTTAATCGGGCCTTTAATGCCTTTCGTATCAAAGAGGTTGCGCGATTGAGACAGGAAAATAAACATCCTTTAGCGAATAAATTAAAAAGTAATTGGCGCTTTTTATTGAAAAATCGAGCCCATGTTAATCATTCGACCTACAAAACTTGGCGCAGCTTTAGAGCCCCTAAGTTTCCTTATCTGACAGAAGCCATGATGATTGATCGACTCCTTGAGTTTTCTCCGGCACTGCGTTTTACGTATCAAGTATTTCATGAATTAACCGAGGCTTTCCGAAGGAAAGATCATGAACAATTCTTTGAACAACTACGGACCCTTCCAGAAGAATTAGATGAAGTATTTCGTCAATCAATCACCAACTTATTAACCTATGAAGAAGGAATCCGAAACGCCATGATTTATCCTTATTCGAATGGAAAAATAGAAGCAATGAATACTCATATAAAAGCACTAAAGCGTGTCTCTTATGGGTTTAAATCCTTTCAAAATATGAAAACACGAATTTTTCTTATGAACGATCTGATAAAAATGACATAA
- a CDS encoding LysM peptidoglycan-binding domain-containing protein, producing the protein MRSIKTILVGTILAAGFGIFAGTADAHADTLYTVQSGDSLSKISQQFSGDNSLIEAIATDNNISNVNVIFAGQQLTIRTNDGVVVETAAPAVQAEVQTQPTTETAAAPVAVAESTYTGTSSSAKEWIAQKESSGSYSATNGRYIGRYQLDSSYLNGDYSEANQERVADQYVAQRYGSWEAAQAFWLANGWY; encoded by the coding sequence ATGCGATCTATTAAAACAATTCTTGTAGGAACAATTTTAGCAGCAGGCTTTGGAATTTTTGCCGGAACAGCGGACGCACATGCAGACACTTTATATACAGTACAATCAGGAGATTCACTTTCTAAAATCTCACAACAATTCAGTGGAGACAATTCATTGATTGAAGCAATCGCTACTGACAATAACATTTCGAATGTCAATGTGATCTTTGCCGGACAACAATTAACAATCAGAACAAATGATGGTGTAGTTGTTGAAACAGCAGCTCCAGCGGTACAAGCAGAAGTACAAACACAACCAACAACAGAAACAGCTGCAGCACCTGTTGCAGTAGCTGAATCAACATATACAGGAACATCCTCTTCTGCCAAAGAATGGATTGCTCAAAAAGAATCAAGCGGTTCTTATTCAGCGACAAACGGCAGATATATCGGAAGATACCAATTAGATTCTTCATACCTGAATGGTGACTATTCAGAAGCCAATCAAGAACGTGTAGCCGATCAATACGTAGCACAACGCTATGGCTCATGGGAAGCAGCCCAAGCATTCTGGTTAGCTAATGGCTGGTATTAA
- a CDS encoding tyrosine-protein phosphatase produces the protein MIEEQLRELKSLHEVVLEGTFNFRDIGGYKGVNNKKVKTGLFFRSDDLSQLTEHDCQRLVDMELRTIFDYRNQVERQLRPNKEVMNTQTLNYSPKAEVAVVASAEASSDQSKVEKLNKLAKTEQGRKMLVDRQMDMSQQMRDLVSLPESLIVYRALVNVLRREEQLPMVQHCHGGKDRTGWGSVILLMIFGVSDEDIKLDYLLTRAMNGVRNQRRLNEYKQYTEDRFVLDYLYSLMDTRIHYLESGFDEMFAVYGSKENYLIEGLGLSKEEIQLFQQKYMQ, from the coding sequence GTGATAGAAGAACAGTTAAGAGAATTAAAGTCGCTTCACGAGGTAGTTTTGGAAGGAACGTTCAATTTTCGAGATATTGGCGGCTATAAAGGCGTGAATAATAAAAAAGTAAAAACCGGCTTGTTTTTTCGCTCGGACGATTTGTCACAGTTGACAGAGCATGACTGTCAACGATTAGTTGACATGGAACTGCGTACGATTTTTGACTATCGAAATCAGGTGGAGCGTCAACTTCGACCCAATAAAGAGGTTATGAATACCCAAACATTGAATTATTCGCCGAAAGCAGAAGTGGCAGTTGTCGCTTCCGCAGAAGCTAGTAGTGATCAGTCAAAGGTTGAAAAACTAAATAAGCTGGCAAAAACAGAACAAGGCAGAAAGATGCTGGTTGACCGTCAAATGGACATGAGTCAACAAATGAGAGACTTGGTTAGTTTGCCAGAATCCTTGATTGTCTATCGTGCTTTGGTTAATGTGCTGAGGCGAGAAGAACAGTTGCCGATGGTGCAGCATTGTCATGGTGGAAAGGATCGAACGGGCTGGGGCAGCGTGATTCTATTGATGATCTTTGGTGTTTCTGATGAAGATATCAAGCTGGATTATTTGCTGACAAGAGCAATGAATGGTGTGCGCAACCAACGAAGACTGAACGAGTATAAGCAGTATACAGAGGATCGATTTGTGTTGGATTATTTATATAGCTTGATGGATACGCGGATTCATTACCTAGAGAGTGGGTTTGACGAGATGTTCGCCGTATATGGGTCGAAAGAAAACTATTTAATAGAAGGTTTAGGATTAAGTAAAGAAGAAATTCAGCTTTTTCAACAAAAGTATATGCAGTAA
- a CDS encoding PTS transporter subunit EIIC translates to MNILVCCSSGMSSSILVRKLREEVKNNHLEEIRVGACSLENLALFIKQTDYILVSPQLSFRMETIQSLIGAREIPIYEIAKEDFGEMNAKKILLDFMLFVNSEEEKRMDKSNAGKFSDKLQSGVVRFSNNLVIKTIANGMLRILPITIIGSIAVILLNLEIPAWKNFLENSGLSSIIGLGSALTTDIITIYVILALATEMANNLKKGQLESIMFSMMSFFMLTPIAVFEVGDSTTRAFELSLLGSKGMFVGMLVALTVPYLYAKLIDLNLTIKLPESVPPMISRTFSSLIPGLIIAVVTITISGLFQATAFGNIHNCIYTLLQTPLQGLGASIFTMLFIVFFGEILWFFGIHGSGALGAITSTLYLPPSIENINAYADGIEMPNILTESFLNVYKGPRHLALALLLVIVCRSIQLKSVGKISVVPGLFGISEPMKFGIPMVLNPLIFVPMTLAPVFSIGIAYVATIIGFLPKVGVTLPWAMPPIVSGILAGGWQGAFIQIIQFIAIIALYLPFLKALDKQKVTEENVVETKPEEKVTVDAISTKGVEAE, encoded by the coding sequence ATGAATATTTTAGTTTGTTGTTCGTCGGGTATGTCTTCAAGTATCCTCGTAAGAAAATTACGGGAGGAGGTAAAAAATAATCACCTGGAAGAGATCAGGGTTGGGGCCTGTTCGTTAGAAAATCTGGCATTATTTATCAAACAAACAGATTATATTTTGGTTTCCCCGCAGCTGAGCTTTCGAATGGAAACGATCCAAAGCTTGATAGGAGCGCGTGAAATCCCTATCTACGAGATTGCTAAGGAAGACTTCGGAGAGATGAACGCGAAAAAAATACTTCTCGATTTCATGCTATTTGTAAATTCAGAGGAGGAAAAAAGAATGGATAAAAGTAACGCAGGCAAATTTTCTGATAAGCTCCAAAGTGGTGTCGTTCGCTTTTCTAATAATTTGGTTATCAAGACGATCGCCAATGGGATGCTGCGAATACTGCCAATCACTATTATTGGTTCTATTGCAGTCATTTTATTGAACTTAGAGATTCCAGCTTGGAAAAACTTTTTGGAAAACTCGGGACTAAGCAGCATCATTGGACTTGGTTCAGCACTGACTACAGATATTATTACGATTTATGTTATTCTGGCGCTAGCCACTGAAATGGCGAACAATCTAAAAAAAGGCCAGCTGGAATCTATTATGTTTTCAATGATGAGCTTCTTTATGCTGACACCGATCGCCGTATTTGAGGTAGGGGACAGCACGACACGAGCCTTTGAATTATCTTTATTAGGGTCAAAAGGGATGTTTGTCGGTATGCTCGTGGCTCTGACTGTGCCATATCTTTATGCCAAACTGATCGATTTGAATCTAACGATCAAGCTACCGGAATCAGTACCGCCTATGATTTCACGAACCTTTTCTTCATTGATTCCCGGACTAATTATTGCTGTTGTGACGATTACGATCAGCGGGCTGTTTCAGGCAACAGCTTTTGGTAATATTCATAATTGTATTTATACCCTATTGCAAACGCCATTACAGGGCTTGGGTGCTTCTATCTTTACCATGTTGTTTATTGTATTCTTTGGTGAAATCCTTTGGTTTTTTGGTATTCATGGCAGTGGGGCACTAGGTGCAATCACCTCTACCTTGTATTTGCCTCCATCGATTGAAAATATCAATGCTTATGCAGACGGTATTGAGATGCCGAATATTTTGACTGAATCATTTCTGAATGTCTATAAAGGTCCCCGACATTTGGCTTTGGCGTTACTGCTTGTCATCGTTTGCCGCAGCATTCAATTAAAATCAGTTGGGAAAATTTCTGTCGTGCCGGGACTCTTTGGGATTAGTGAACCGATGAAATTCGGGATACCAATGGTGCTAAATCCGTTGATTTTCGTACCGATGACCTTGGCACCCGTTTTTTCAATTGGGATTGCTTATGTTGCGACGATCATTGGGTTTCTACCAAAAGTAGGAGTGACGCTTCCGTGGGCAATGCCGCCGATAGTTAGTGGAATATTAGCTGGAGGCTGGCAAGGAGCTTTCATCCAAATTATCCAGTTCATCGCAATCATTGCATTGTATTTGCCATTTTTAAAAGCTTTAGATAAGCAAAAAGTGACAGAAGAAAATGTGGTAGAGACAAAGCCGGAGGAGAAAGTTACAGTAGACGCAATATCTACAAAAGGAGTGGAAGCGGAGTGA